The window GTCCGCGTGGACAGTCGGGGCAAGCTGGGTGCCAAAGACGACGGAGCTGACTTTTAGCGGACTCCGGCGAAGGTCGGGAACCGCGAGATCGGTCTCGAACGAACCGAAGGCGCCGCCTTCGTTTTCACGCACCACGACCTTGAAGCGATACTTCCCGGGCGGAAGGGTGAAGCCACTGCGGTATTGCACACTCTTCTTCCGCACGTCAGAGCCGCTCACGTGCAGGGTATCGCGGATACGGGCCACAGAGCGCTTCGCTTCATCGCGCACGATTCCGACGAGGTCGAGGGACGTGCGCTCCTGGTCACCGGAGCGCACCAGGGGCAGCGCCGATCCCGGCACCGCGATCGACAGGAGCACGTAGAAGCGGTTCTGCCCGGTGCGGAAGTGGGCCGACTGGACCCACACCGGGAAGTCCCTCGCCGACAGATCCGTCAGGAGCTGATCCTGGAGCTGGACCTCCCGGTCCTCGCGCCCAGCGTGCCGGAAGTCTCGGTCGGCGTAGTAGCCGGAGCGATGCTCCACCCGGAGCTCAGGCCGGTTGACTGTGACCCTCAGCCTCCGGAACTTGCCGTCCTTCATGGTGTTCGCGCTGGCGTAGCCGAGTACATAGTACGCGGAACTGTCCTGCACCACGCGCTCGTAGACACCTGCAAAATCATTCGTGTCGAAGAAGGTACGCCCACCGGTGTCGGCGGCCAGCGAAGCCAGCGTGTCCTGCGAGGCGAGCTGCTGGTCAAACTGCCGCGTCATGGCGCGCCCCGAGTAGACGTCGGTGCCGCTCGCGCTGGCCTGCCGCGCATCCCCGCCGGGCACGAGCGCATCGAGACCTCGGGCGTCGACAGGATACACGGACAGGTTCGCCTTCACGGCGCGATCGATCGCGGCGCGCAGCTCGACCTGGTTGTCGGCGCCGGCGCCAGAAACGCCGCTGCTGAAATAGATGACCGATTTCTTCTGAATCACCGGCGCCAGCGCCTTCGCGAGGTCTTCAATGGCGCGAAGCCTCCGGTCGATGTTGAACAGGTCCAGCTCGCTCGTGTCGGGCGCGAACGCGTCGGAGTCCGAGGCGATGTCGCTGGTCGGGTCCATCGCGGTATCGGCGGCATCGTTCGTCCCGCTGGCCCGATCGAGGGCATGCTTCAACGCGGTGCGGTCGCTGGTGAAGTCCTGCAGAACCTGCAAATGCGATCCGATCGTGGCCACGGCGACCAGGTCGGACGCGGTCATCCGCGCGTCCACGTAGGCCCGCGCCGAGGCCACCGACCGTTCGAGCTGCTCCGGTTCCATGCCGTTGGTGTCGAAGAGAAGGACCACCAGCCGGCGTCCGCCGAGAGCGCCGGGCTCGGTCGTGGCCGCGGCCGCCTGGGGTGCGGTCACCGACCCGGGGGCCGGCTTCAGCACAGGCGGCGCAGGTGTAGTCTCCTCCGGCTCGGGCGCGCGCTCGGTGGGCAGGTCGTCGAACTCGAAGGCCTCGATCGTCTGGGGCTTGCCGTCCTCCGTGATCGTGAAGTCTTCCCGCGTGAGGCCGCGTACCAGAGCCCCCGCCTTGTCGCGCACCACGACGGTCACCCGCACCAGGGCGACGCCCGACTCGAAGGTGGGAGCCTGCGCCGTCATGGGGGCGGCGGGCACGGCCAGAGCCACCACGAGCAGGGCCACCGTCGTCCGTGCGCCGCCCGCGGTCAGAATCGAAACCTCGTCTGAAGCTGTACGGACCGCATGGAGCCGGCCTGGACCACCTCACCGTACGTGGGCGAGTTCACCACCGTGTCGATCGCCAGCAAGGGTGGGGTGTTGAAGACATTGGTCGCCTGGACGCGAATCGAGAGCGTGCGGGGGCGGCCAAGGGCGATGTTCTTGATGAGGCTCATGTTCACCAGGTACGTGCTGGGGCCGATGATCGTGTTGCGACCCGCGTTGCCGAACGTCCCCGGGGGCGGCGCGACGAACGCTCCGGTGTTGAACCAGTCGGCGATGCTCGGGCTCGCGATGGGCACGCCTTCGCCGGTAACGTTCGCTCGCAGCGTGCCGTTGACGCCGCGGGCGACGTCGGTGAAGTCCCCGAGCACCCGCGCCGTGAACGGGGTGCCCGACTGGAAAGTGGCGGTGCCGCTCCAGACCCATCCGCCAATCACGCTCGCGAGCACTCCTTCTCGGAGCCACTTCCGCCCAGGCCCGATGGGTAGCTCCAGCAGCCAATCCGCGGAGAGGACGTGGCGACGATCAAAGCTCGACAGCCCGCGCTCCGCCGCGAGATCCTGGTCGTTCTGAGCCACAACCACCGCGCCGCCGCCGATCGAGGAGGCGTCGTCGATGGATCGGCCGAGGGTGTAGGTGAAGCCACCCCCGAAACCGTGAGTCATGCGCTTGCGGAGGCGCAGGGTCCCCGAGTGCATGATCGACTGCGCCCCGGAGGACTCCCAGATGAAGGGCGCCACGCCGGGGATCCGGAGCCCAACCGGGCCGCGATTGGGAGCGCGCTGCAGGTCAAGGTCGTAGCCGCGTGTCCCCGTGTAGCTCAGCCCGACGACGAGGTCAGGCCCGAATTGCCGCCGTACGTCGAGGTTCCAGATCGCGACCGCCGGCAGCTGGTAGTTCCTGTCGATCCCGAAGGAGTTGGAGGTCGCCGGCCCGGGCAAGGTCAGGGCGCCGCCGAGCAGGAGCGGTGAGCCAAGGGTCCCGAGGAGCGTGTTGCTCACGGCGAAGGGGGGCTGCCCGGCCATATGCTGGGCGATCCCGGCGTAGGCGCCGAGGCTGTAGTTGATTCCGAACCCGCTGCGCACCGTCAGGTCTGGTTTCGCCTTCCAGGCCACGCCGACCCGCGGCGCGACGTTGTTCCGGTCGCCGTTCACCAAGCTCGTCGGAAAAGCTCCGCTGAAGGCGCCCGCTTGGCCCGCGATGACGGGCACGGCCGCGGTAAAGCCGGGGGTCACGTCGAGGTTCACCAGGTGGTCGTGCTCCTCCCCCAACGGCGACACGTACTCGTAGCGGAGGCCGAGGTTCAGGGTCAGGTTGGTGCTCGGGCGCCAGTCATCCTGCAGGAACAGGTTCCATGCATTGCCGTGGAAGCCCACCCGGCCGGGACCGTATTGTACCGAGGCTTGCTGGGCGCGGCCGAGAAGGAAGTCGGCGACATCAGAACCGGTGCCGGGGATCGCGGATGCGCCCGCGAAGCCGGACGTGTACAGGCCGGTGAACACGAAACTGCCCCGCGCGTTGGTGTCGGTCTCGCTGTCGAGACGCTGGGTACGGAACCCGCCTCCGAAACGGACGTTGTGCTTGCCCCAGGAGCGAGTCGCGACGTCGCTCACGGTGAAGCGCTGGTCCAGGCGGAACGACGGGTTGCGGTCGCGGAGCCCGCTGAGAGTCGTGAAGGACAGGTTGGGCACGCCCCAGTCGAAGGGGTCCGGCGACGCGCCCAGGATCCCGGCCTGCCCGGCAACGTCGCGCACGCTCGCGAAGATGTTCTGTGCTTCCGACTGGTTCCGGTTGTAGTCGAAGCGAAGCTGGTGGAACACCTGGCCGGTTGGGAGCGCAAGCGACACGGGTACGTCCCAGCTCGAAGTGCGCGTCGACCCACCCAGGGTCGGAAAGCTGGGTGTATCCTCGGCCGTCGAACGCCGATAGGTCACGGCCACGGTGATGCTCGGCCGACGGCCGCCGCCCCCGCCGCGTCCGCCCTGGCGACGGGCGGGGCGCTCTTCCACCGTGGTGAGCGCGTGAGTGAAGCGCAACGTGATCTGGTCGGACGTGCTCGCGGTGGCCGTGACGTAGTGGTAGTTCTGGGTCAGGCCCGGCTGGTTCGGCAGGGGGAGGAAGCCCAGCAAAGCGCGGGCCGAGGGGTCGATGCGACTCGACGGGATCGTCTCGTCGGGGAAAGGCTCACCTGTCAAGGGATCGTAGAGGGCCCGGCCGAGAGCGGAGAAGTCGCCTTGGCGCTCCTCCTCCGTCGGCACCGTCGAGTAGGTGTCGTACGGGTTGCGGGTGTGGGAGCCCGTATAGTTGAGGGCGAAGGAGGTGCGGGAAGTGCCGTCGTAGAGGCCTGGGATCTTGACCGGACCGCCCAGCGTCGCTCCATACCGATTCTCGAAGTAGGCGGCTTTCTGTGTAGGCCGGCCATTCAGGGAGAATGGCCGGGCGTCGAAAGGCGAGCCCGCGCCGTTGTAGTAGACCGATCCCTGGAGCTTGTTGCTGCGGTTGAAGCCCCCGAAGCCCTCTCCTCGGAGGCCGCCTCCGCCGGGCCGGAAGCCGCCCGACCCGCCGCCCGGCGATGTCATGCCGTCGCCCGCCGCTCCTTCGAGCCCCCCCTGAGCCATGCGTCTGGCCAGGGCGTCGGTGTCTCCTCCTGTCTCCTCCAGTATTTGAAGGCGGGAGCCATAGAGGAGCGCGTCCACCGTCTGGACCTGCCCGCGGCCGCCGGCGAGAGCGACGGACTCCGTGGGGGCGTCGGCCGAGAAACCGGGAGGTAGCAACGGCTGCGAGGACGGATCGGTCGATTCGGCTACGCCCTCGCTCGTTGCATCCGCCGTCACGCTTAATCCTTGGAAGCGGCCTGTCCCCAGTGGAGCGCCCTCGGACCGACGCCGCCGGCCCGCCGGCCCGCTGGGCTCCCCCTCGGGGCGGGGTCCGGCCGAGGCCACCGCGGGCCCAGCTTGGGAAGCCGCGGGCTCGGCGGGCTCGGCGGCCCGGGACTGGAGGACCATTTCAAGGTCGACGGTCGCTTGGCAGGCTTCGGGCTCGAGCGTGACGTCGCGCCTGGCCGCGGCGAAGCCGCCGAGGCTCGCGCGCACGGTGTAGGTGCCCGGCGCCATGGGCCCAAGCACATAGGAGCCGTCGAGCCCCGAGGACGTCGCGACCGCTTCGGTCCGCTCCGCCAGCACGGCCGTGAGGGCCACTCCGGGCAAGGCCACTCCACCCGAAGCGATCCTCCCCCGAACCTCGCACCGAGGCTTCTCCGGCGTCCGGACTTGGGCTGATGCGGCCCCACTCCCCCACGGCGACGCCGTCGCAGAGAAGAAGATGGCGAGGAGAGCGACGAGACCGGTCCGCTCCGGGCGAGGCGGCGGGACGCTCCGGCCCAGGGTGTGCGTCCATGCGCGGCTCGCGAGCAGCAACCTCCTTCCGTTCGCGTTCCCTCCTCTGCGGGGTCGTTGGACCACTGAACGGGGCTCTGGATTGAATGCCGTGACGGCCACCGCCGCCCTCAAACGGACAAGAACCAACGATCTTCTCCTGGTTCGGGCAATTGGTGGAAATGCTCACACGAACAACGATCTTCCAGACGTCGTCGCGTAAACGCCCCAGTAGGTTGTTCTGCTACCACCCGCTCCGAAGATTGTCTTCTTGGGGCCGCGCCTGCCGCCGGAACCCCTTCCATGCTACTCCGGGGCCTAGAAGGCCTCCTGGAGGCCTACGTACACTCCACTCGACCCCCCCTTACCATGGCCATAGTCGATGCAGAAATTAGTCTTCGATCGCTTGTTGAGCATCAGCCGAAGGCCGGCCCCCGCGCCTGTCGCGAATGAGTCGAACAGCCTCTCGGCCGTCTCCCGATCACTCAGGGTCTCCGTGTTGAGAAAGGCCACCATCCCCAGCAAGCCGTTCTTCGTGATGGTCCAACGGTACTCTATCTCCCCGTAGAGCATGCGTTCGCCGCGAAACCGGCCCTGGGTGTACCCGCGTCCGGACCGCGCGTAGGTGTCGTCTCCCGTGGCTGGGAGGTCGAAGTAGGGGGCCAGGCCTCCCGTCACCAGATCGGCGAAGAACCAGAACGCCAACTTCTGGCGAGCGTCTTTCGTCAGCCGGACGTACGTCCGTAGGTCGGAGTGGGACAGCTGCCAGGTCGAGGCGCCACCGAGGAAGCCCCCGAGATACATCTCGTATCTGAGGTCCGCGTAGAAGCCCCGGCTCGGATTGATGGAGCTGTCGCGGCTATCGACGAGCGCGTTCACGCTGGCACCGGCCGAGGTCTGAGCTCTCAGGTTGAGTCCGAACTCGTTCGAGTACGTGAGGAACCCTGACTCGGGCATCGCAGCCGGGTTCTCTGGGTTCGGCGCGATGTGGCTGTAATTGCTGTAGCGGAACCCCACTCCCGCGAACAGGTTGGGTCGGACCTGCTTGTATACGGTCTCGTAAAGCCGCAAGTAGTCGTACTTCATGTTAAACGCCTGGCCCGGTGGCGAGTCCGTGCCAAGGCCATACGTGTTCTGGTTCGTCAAGTACCCGCGGGTGTCGCTCACGAGCCGCCACCGGTTGTCAGCGGTCAACACGTTGACCCTGGCGCTGGAGACCAACTGCCCATTCGTGGTGACCTTCAGGCTCGCCAAGAGCGAAGAGGGTCTCGTCGTCGCTGGGTCCCCGCGGAAGAAGGCGCTGCTGAGCCCGACACCAACCGATAGCCCGGTTGCGGGGTTGTAGCCTATGACAGGCGCGGCCGTAACCGCGGATTTCTTGGATTGCCCCGTCCCCGTCTCCAATTCTTCTCGAGGCGGCTTGTGGCGGAGCTGCCGGATGAGGTCAAAGACGTCCAAGATCGGCACCGCGTTCGGGTCGGGGGGCGCAACCTGCGCTCCAGCCGGGCCCGCGGACGTGGCGACCAGGGCGCACGCCAACAGCATCGCGCGGACGTGTGCACTCCCTCCCATGACTCGCTTGGACCGCGAAACGGCGCTTCTGGTTGAAGAAAGTGAAAGCCAAGCTGCAGTCCCGTTTCTGAGGCGCGGGATCGCACCCCCCACCCAGGCCCCGCCTTTCTTGGAGAGGGCCCAACGCCCGCCTGTTGTTAAGCCGCCGTTAAGCCGCCACCGGGAATTCTTGCTTCCCGCCCAGGTGGCGTTCTTTAGGCTGGACGGAGGCGTGCCCGAGAAGGAATTGGATCTGATCGAGGGCCCTGCCAGACAGCGGGCAGTGCCCCGTATCCTCCGGAAGGTCGCTGGAAGAGTCAGATGGAGAGGAGGGATGCCTGCTCAGCCACGATCCAGAGGATGCCCGTGGTGGAGAGTGTCTCCCCGACCACACTTCCCCCCCCGGCTGACCGCCGAA is drawn from Vicinamibacteria bacterium and contains these coding sequences:
- a CDS encoding VWA domain-containing protein: MALLVVALAVPAAPMTAQAPTFESGVALVRVTVVVRDKAGALVRGLTREDFTITEDGKPQTIEAFEFDDLPTERAPEPEETTPAPPVLKPAPGSVTAPQAAAATTEPGALGGRRLVVLLFDTNGMEPEQLERSVASARAYVDARMTASDLVAVATIGSHLQVLQDFTSDRTALKHALDRASGTNDAADTAMDPTSDIASDSDAFAPDTSELDLFNIDRRLRAIEDLAKALAPVIQKKSVIYFSSGVSGAGADNQVELRAAIDRAVKANLSVYPVDARGLDALVPGGDARQASASGTDVYSGRAMTRQFDQQLASQDTLASLAADTGGRTFFDTNDFAGVYERVVQDSSAYYVLGYASANTMKDGKFRRLRVTVNRPELRVEHRSGYYADRDFRHAGREDREVQLQDQLLTDLSARDFPVWVQSAHFRTGQNRFYVLLSIAVPGSALPLVRSGDQERTSLDLVGIVRDEAKRSVARIRDTLHVSGSDVRKKSVQYRSGFTLPPGKYRFKVVVRENEGGAFGSFETDLAVPDLRRSPLKVSSVVFGTQLAPTVHADPTNPLARDGSELMPSVTHVVATTQPLYFYYEVYDPARNPGGDVRVLSNIAFFSGNTRRYETPLVEVKRVTAADRGAAILQLAVPAASLKPGLYTCQVNVIDDVAGTFTFPRLALLVRQ
- a CDS encoding TonB-dependent receptor encodes the protein MAVTAFNPEPRSVVQRPRRGGNANGRRLLLASRAWTHTLGRSVPPPRPERTGLVALLAIFFSATASPWGSGAASAQVRTPEKPRCEVRGRIASGGVALPGVALTAVLAERTEAVATSSGLDGSYVLGPMAPGTYTVRASLGGFAAARRDVTLEPEACQATVDLEMVLQSRAAEPAEPAASQAGPAVASAGPRPEGEPSGPAGRRRRSEGAPLGTGRFQGLSVTADATSEGVAESTDPSSQPLLPPGFSADAPTESVALAGGRGQVQTVDALLYGSRLQILEETGGDTDALARRMAQGGLEGAAGDGMTSPGGGSGGFRPGGGGLRGEGFGGFNRSNKLQGSVYYNGAGSPFDARPFSLNGRPTQKAAYFENRYGATLGGPVKIPGLYDGTSRTSFALNYTGSHTRNPYDTYSTVPTEEERQGDFSALGRALYDPLTGEPFPDETIPSSRIDPSARALLGFLPLPNQPGLTQNYHYVTATASTSDQITLRFTHALTTVEERPARRQGGRGGGGGRRPSITVAVTYRRSTAEDTPSFPTLGGSTRTSSWDVPVSLALPTGQVFHQLRFDYNRNQSEAQNIFASVRDVAGQAGILGASPDPFDWGVPNLSFTTLSGLRDRNPSFRLDQRFTVSDVATRSWGKHNVRFGGGFRTQRLDSETDTNARGSFVFTGLYTSGFAGASAIPGTGSDVADFLLGRAQQASVQYGPGRVGFHGNAWNLFLQDDWRPSTNLTLNLGLRYEYVSPLGEEHDHLVNLDVTPGFTAAVPVIAGQAGAFSGAFPTSLVNGDRNNVAPRVGVAWKAKPDLTVRSGFGINYSLGAYAGIAQHMAGQPPFAVSNTLLGTLGSPLLLGGALTLPGPATSNSFGIDRNYQLPAVAIWNLDVRRQFGPDLVVGLSYTGTRGYDLDLQRAPNRGPVGLRIPGVAPFIWESSGAQSIMHSGTLRLRKRMTHGFGGGFTYTLGRSIDDASSIGGGAVVVAQNDQDLAAERGLSSFDRRHVLSADWLLELPIGPGRKWLREGVLASVIGGWVWSGTATFQSGTPFTARVLGDFTDVARGVNGTLRANVTGEGVPIASPSIADWFNTGAFVAPPPGTFGNAGRNTIIGPSTYLVNMSLIKNIALGRPRTLSIRVQATNVFNTPPLLAIDTVVNSPTYGEVVQAGSMRSVQLQTRFRF
- a CDS encoding BamA/TamA family outer membrane protein; its protein translation is MASLKVTTNGQLVSSARVNVLTADNRWRLVSDTRGYLTNQNTYGLGTDSPPGQAFNMKYDYLRLYETVYKQVRPNLFAGVGFRYSNYSHIAPNPENPAAMPESGFLTYSNEFGLNLRAQTSAGASVNALVDSRDSSINPSRGFYADLRYEMYLGGFLGGASTWQLSHSDLRTYVRLTKDARQKLAFWFFADLVTGGLAPYFDLPATGDDTYARSGRGYTQGRFRGERMLYGEIEYRWTITKNGLLGMVAFLNTETLSDRETAERLFDSFATGAGAGLRLMLNKRSKTNFCIDYGHGKGGSSGVYVGLQEAF